In Candidatus Desulfofervidus auxilii, one genomic interval encodes:
- a CDS encoding EpsI family protein, which produces MKHSRIIIIQIIILSLLIFSIYTPTLIGIYKKVSTNKDYTHALLMPFIAGYLIWERRKDLLNIQIKPCLKIFPLILFTFLFSLYGVLGSDISAARISWWLWLVCIVIFCYGIDAFKTLFLPLIMLGFMIPLPQHVQAPLTMSLKLISSKLAFFIINTAGIPVHVEGNIIDLGDVQLQVVDACSGLRYVLPLIALGILCAYFFQKHLWKRIILVILTLPIAVLMNGLRVGITAILYQWVSPKVAEGFFHGFSGWFIFIASFALLMGFNYILKLLPPKDFKKQKDIVKDLKQKQNNYVVFGIIVVLLSVLFLTSISTATMPRVELVNGIKAFPLEFNGWKGILEPIDPEILKRSGAEEGFQATYINKKKEIVSVYIGYRGTPFMETEEFFHSPTVCLPASGWKILEKTTYRIPNIPYYKNFVVTRLLAEKMGQRQLLYFWFQTKSKIARHIFENRFHLALHALKRDNTYDLTIHVYTPIKYNEDIKIAQKRLNNFVKDLESVMIEFLNKKGQLN; this is translated from the coding sequence ATGAAGCATTCAAGAATAATAATCATACAAATTATTATTTTGTCTCTTTTAATTTTTAGCATTTATACTCCTACTTTAATAGGCATCTATAAAAAAGTGTCTACAAATAAAGATTATACTCATGCATTATTAATGCCTTTTATTGCTGGATACCTTATTTGGGAAAGGAGAAAAGATTTATTAAATATACAAATTAAGCCTTGTTTAAAGATATTTCCATTAATTTTATTTACTTTTTTATTTTCTCTTTATGGAGTCCTAGGTTCAGATATATCTGCAGCAAGAATATCATGGTGGCTTTGGTTGGTTTGCATTGTTATTTTCTGTTATGGGATTGATGCATTTAAAACTTTATTTTTACCCTTAATAATGCTTGGCTTTATGATTCCACTTCCACAACATGTTCAAGCCCCATTAACAATGTCTTTAAAATTGATTTCATCTAAATTGGCTTTTTTTATAATCAATACTGCTGGTATTCCTGTGCATGTAGAAGGAAATATAATTGATTTGGGTGATGTTCAATTGCAGGTTGTGGATGCATGTAGTGGTTTAAGATATGTTTTGCCTTTAATAGCCTTAGGTATTCTTTGTGCATACTTTTTTCAAAAACATTTATGGAAAAGAATAATACTTGTTATCTTAACTCTTCCTATTGCGGTTTTGATGAATGGTTTAAGAGTGGGAATTACTGCCATACTTTATCAATGGGTAAGCCCAAAAGTGGCAGAAGGATTTTTTCATGGATTTTCTGGTTGGTTTATATTTATTGCATCATTTGCTTTATTGATGGGTTTTAATTATATACTTAAATTGTTGCCACCTAAAGATTTTAAAAAACAAAAAGATATAGTTAAGGATTTAAAACAAAAGCAAAATAATTATGTTGTTTTTGGTATTATAGTAGTTCTGTTAAGTGTGCTCTTTTTAACTTCTATTAGCACAGCTACTATGCCAAGAGTTGAACTGGTTAATGGTATAAAGGCATTTCCTCTTGAATTTAATGGATGGAAAGGTATTTTAGAACCAATTGACCCAGAAATTTTAAAAAGATCAGGAGCAGAGGAGGGTTTTCAAGCTACTTATATTAATAAAAAGAAAGAAATAGTTTCAGTTTATATAGGCTATCGTGGAACACCTTTTATGGAAACAGAAGAATTTTTTCATAGTCCTACTGTTTGCTTACCTGCAAGTGGCTGGAAAATTTTGGAAAAAACTACTTATAGAATTCCCAATATACCTTATTATAAAAATTTTGTAGTAACAAGGCTTTTGGCTGAAAAAATGGGACAAAGACAATTATTATATTTCTGGTTTCAAACAAAGAGCAAAATAGCTCGCCATATTTTTGAAAACAGATTTCATTTAGCTCTGCATGCCTTAAAAAGAGATAATACTTATGACCTAACAATTCATGTTTATACACCAATTAAATACAATGAGGATATAAAAATTGCCCAAAAACGATTAAATAATTTTGTTAAAGATCTTGAATCTGTTATGATTGAATTTTTAAATAAAAAAGGGCAGCTTAATTAA
- a CDS encoding PEP-CTERM sorting domain-containing protein (PEP-CTERM proteins occur, often in large numbers, in the proteomes of bacteria that also encode an exosortase, a predicted intramembrane cysteine proteinase. The presence of a PEP-CTERM domain at a protein's C-terminus predicts cleavage within the sorting domain, followed by covalent anchoring to some some component of the (usually Gram-negative) cell surface. Many PEP-CTERM proteins exhibit an unusual sequence composition that includes large numbers of potential glycosylation sites. Expression of one such protein has been shown restore the ability of a bacterium to form floc, a type of biofilm.) has protein sequence MKKIIVFSLLLFLVMGVTNTFAAFVKNISPLDAYNMLLTDDIDYLVDVRTPQEWSGYDYWDPRPGKGWKNTPGHPGGDGLEGKVLNISYMLFDYENEARVKNPYFLTDFQELIPLDATVALMCHSGKRSLLAGNELIRAGYTNVYNIVGGFEGRTSCDGTYCWKPFYDEQLGECPGWIDYGLPVIDEDSTGAYHYKEIVMVEWNPPQAPTPIPSTILLLGSGLIGFIGLRKKIIKR, from the coding sequence ATGAAAAAAATCATTGTATTTAGCTTACTTTTATTTTTAGTAATGGGTGTAACTAACACCTTTGCAGCTTTTGTGAAAAATATAAGTCCACTTGATGCTTATAATATGTTGTTAACAGATGATATTGATTATTTGGTTGATGTTAGAACACCTCAAGAATGGAGTGGTTATGATTATTGGGATCCCCGTCCTGGAAAGGGATGGAAAAACACACCTGGTCATCCTGGAGGTGATGGATTAGAAGGAAAAGTCTTAAATATTTCTTATATGCTCTTTGACTATGAAAATGAAGCAAGAGTAAAAAATCCTTATTTTTTGACTGATTTTCAAGAACTTATTCCACTTGATGCTACGGTAGCTTTAATGTGTCACAGTGGAAAACGCAGTCTTTTAGCAGGAAATGAATTGATAAGAGCAGGTTATACTAATGTTTATAATATTGTTGGTGGTTTTGAAGGTAGAACTAGTTGTGATGGTACTTATTGTTGGAAACCTTTTTATGATGAACAATTGGGTGAGTGCCCTGGTTGGATAGATTATGGATTGCCTGTTATTGATGAAGATTCAACTGGGGCTTATCATTATAAAGAAATCGTAATGGTAGAGTGGAATCCTCCTCAAGCACCTACTCCTATTCCAAGTACTATTTTACTTTTAGGTTCTGGCCTTATTGGTTTCATTGGATTGAGGAAAAAGATTATAAAGCGTTAG
- a CDS encoding radical SAM protein yields the protein MINFLRSNSIIFGIIGVTYRCNAKCYMCNTWKYPTKKSEEIDVKTLEKLPKIRVINVTGGEPFMRDDLDEIVSVLKKKCKRLVISTNGFFTERIIKLAKKHPDIGIRISIEGLPKINDELRGIKDGFDKGLRTLIELRAMGMKDVGFGMTVTDKNAKDLLPLYRLSKLMKMEFATATVHNSYYFHKFDNEIKDKELVIGEFKKLIKELLRSNRIKDWYRAYFNYGIINYIKGKKRLLPCEMAFNSFYLDPLGEVRPCNVMEETMGNLKEKSFEEIWHSPEAERIREMVKRCNRNCWMIGSVGEIMKKYIHIPTKWVIKAKFFKKIDWP from the coding sequence ATGATTAATTTTTTGAGAAGTAATTCAATTATCTTTGGGATTATTGGTGTTACTTATAGATGTAATGCTAAATGTTATATGTGTAACACATGGAAGTATCCTACTAAAAAGAGCGAAGAGATTGATGTAAAAACATTGGAGAAATTGCCAAAAATAAGGGTAATAAATGTAACAGGTGGTGAACCATTTATGAGAGATGATTTGGATGAAATTGTTTCTGTTTTAAAAAAGAAATGTAAAAGACTGGTAATCAGCACAAATGGTTTTTTTACTGAAAGAATTATTAAATTGGCAAAAAAACACCCAGATATAGGGATTAGAATAAGTATTGAAGGTTTGCCCAAAATAAATGATGAGCTAAGGGGGATAAAAGATGGCTTTGATAAAGGGTTAAGAACATTAATTGAATTAAGAGCTATGGGTATGAAAGATGTGGGATTTGGGATGACTGTAACAGATAAAAATGCTAAAGATTTATTACCACTTTATAGACTTTCAAAATTAATGAAAATGGAATTTGCTACAGCTACTGTGCATAATTCTTATTATTTTCATAAGTTTGATAATGAAATCAAAGATAAAGAATTAGTTATTGGTGAATTCAAAAAATTGATAAAAGAACTTTTAAGGTCAAATAGGATAAAGGATTGGTATAGGGCATATTTTAATTATGGAATTATAAATTATATTAAAGGAAAAAAAAGATTATTGCCTTGTGAGATGGCTTTTAATTCTTTTTATTTAGATCCATTGGGTGAGGTAAGACCATGTAATGTTATGGAAGAGACAATGGGAAATTTAAAAGAAAAAAGTTTTGAAGAAATATGGCATAGTCCAGAAGCAGAAAGAATAAGAGAAATGGTAAAAAGATGTAATCGAAATTGTTGGATGATTGGTAGTGTTGGGGAAATTATGAAAAAATATATTCATATTCCCACAAAATGGGTAATAAAAGCAAAATTCTTTAAAAAAATTGATTGGCCTTAA
- the sixA gene encoding phosphohistidine phosphatase SixA: protein MKIYLMQHGEALPKEKDPEKGLSPEGKEQIELSAKALKKMGIEFDVIISSPKKRAKQTAEIVAKECGYGGEIVINSVFEPLASPEEAISYLKSLNKENIFVAGHLPSLAEIASRLLSDTGVSIQFQYGGVCHISVEEEKGKLIFLITPEQLRIIAGYSD, encoded by the coding sequence ATGAAGATCTATTTAATGCAACATGGTGAGGCTTTACCAAAAGAAAAGGATCCAGAAAAGGGTCTTTCACCTGAAGGAAAGGAGCAGATTGAGTTGAGTGCAAAAGCTTTAAAAAAAATGGGGATAGAGTTTGATGTTATTATTAGTAGTCCAAAAAAGAGGGCAAAGCAAACAGCAGAGATTGTAGCTAAGGAATGTGGATATGGAGGAGAAATTGTTATAAATTCTGTTTTTGAGCCTTTAGCTTCACCTGAAGAGGCTATTTCTTACTTAAAATCTCTTAATAAAGAAAATATTTTTGTAGCAGGTCATCTACCTTCTTTAGCAGAAATTGCTTCAAGACTATTGAGCGATACAGGTGTTTCTATCCAGTTTCAATATGGTGGGGTTTGCCATATTTCAGTAGAAGAGGAGAAGGGGAAACTTATCTTTCTTATAACACCAGAGCAATTAAGAATTATAGCTGGTTATAGTGATTAA